In the Deinococcus budaensis genome, one interval contains:
- the sdhA gene encoding succinate dehydrogenase flavoprotein subunit, whose protein sequence is MHHRYDVLVVGAGGAGLMAALYAAKGNVSVACISKLYPTRSHTGAAQGGIGAALGNVQEDHWEWHMFDTVKGGDYLTDQDAAEVFAKDIIEAVYELEHMGLPFSRTPEGKIAQRKFGGHTRDFGKAAVERSCYAKDRTGHMILQTLYQQNVKNGTTFFNEFHVTDLIIEGGRCCGVVAYHLATGEIHTFHAKAVILAAGGYGRIFKITSNALTLTGDLMSIYYRKGLPLEDMEFYQFHPTGLAKLGILVTEGIRGEGGILRNSDGERFMERYAPTIKDLAPRDIVSRSIITEIREGRGVGADKDAVHIDLTHLPRDVIEGKLAEITDLARTYLGQDPVKDLVAIQPTAHYAMGGIPTDINGLCLSDGAGGSVEGLYAAGEQACVSLHGANRLGTNSLGDLIVFGRRAGVAAAAYAAQVAYPDMPENPERESVAMFEGLRQGSGKENAALIRRELQESMMNNVGIFRNGPDMERQVDILKDLKARYAQVSVSDPGQRYNSELIEAMELGFMLDCAEAMTASAVNRTESRGAHDREDYAERDDVNWLKHTMAYKNLNKPGDVVIGYKDVSLRGYTHAFEPKPRVY, encoded by the coding sequence ATGCACCATCGTTACGACGTACTGGTGGTCGGCGCGGGCGGCGCGGGACTCATGGCCGCCCTGTACGCCGCCAAGGGCAACGTGTCCGTCGCCTGCATCTCCAAGCTGTACCCCACCCGCTCGCATACGGGCGCGGCGCAGGGCGGCATCGGCGCGGCGCTGGGCAACGTGCAGGAAGACCACTGGGAATGGCACATGTTCGACACCGTCAAGGGCGGCGACTACCTGACCGACCAGGACGCCGCCGAGGTGTTCGCCAAGGACATCATCGAGGCGGTGTACGAGCTGGAGCATATGGGCCTCCCCTTCTCCCGCACGCCCGAAGGCAAGATCGCCCAGCGCAAGTTCGGCGGCCATACCCGCGACTTCGGCAAGGCGGCGGTCGAGCGCAGCTGCTACGCGAAAGACCGCACCGGCCACATGATCCTCCAGACGCTGTACCAGCAGAACGTGAAGAACGGGACCACCTTCTTCAACGAGTTCCACGTGACCGACCTGATTATCGAGGGCGGGCGCTGCTGCGGCGTGGTGGCCTACCACCTGGCGACCGGCGAGATCCACACCTTCCACGCCAAGGCCGTGATCCTGGCGGCGGGCGGCTACGGGCGCATCTTCAAGATCACGTCCAACGCCCTGACCCTGACGGGCGACCTGATGAGCATCTACTACCGCAAGGGCCTGCCGCTGGAGGACATGGAGTTCTACCAGTTCCACCCCACGGGACTGGCCAAGCTGGGGATTCTGGTCACGGAAGGCATTCGCGGCGAGGGCGGCATCCTGCGGAATTCGGACGGCGAGCGCTTCATGGAACGCTACGCGCCGACCATCAAGGACCTCGCGCCGCGCGACATCGTCTCGCGCAGCATCATCACCGAGATCCGCGAGGGCCGGGGCGTGGGCGCCGACAAGGACGCGGTCCATATCGACCTGACGCACCTCCCGCGTGACGTGATCGAGGGCAAGCTGGCCGAGATCACCGACCTGGCGCGGACCTACCTGGGCCAGGACCCGGTCAAGGACCTGGTGGCGATCCAGCCCACGGCGCACTACGCGATGGGCGGCATCCCCACCGATATCAACGGGCTGTGCCTCTCGGACGGCGCGGGCGGCAGCGTGGAAGGGCTGTACGCGGCGGGCGAGCAGGCCTGCGTGTCGCTGCACGGGGCCAACCGCCTGGGCACCAACAGCCTGGGCGACCTGATCGTCTTCGGGCGCCGGGCGGGGGTCGCCGCCGCCGCCTACGCCGCGCAGGTGGCCTACCCCGACATGCCGGAGAACCCCGAGCGCGAGAGCGTGGCGATGTTCGAGGGGCTGCGCCAGGGCAGCGGCAAGGAGAATGCCGCCCTGATCCGCCGCGAGCTGCAAGAGTCGATGATGAACAACGTCGGCATCTTCCGCAACGGGCCGGACATGGAGCGGCAGGTGGACATCCTCAAGGACCTCAAGGCGCGTTACGCGCAGGTGAGCGTCTCCGACCCCGGCCAGCGCTACAACAGTGAGCTGATCGAGGCGATGGAACTCGGGTTTATGCTCGACTGCGCCGAGGCCATGACCGCCTCCGCCGTGAACCGCACCGAGTCGCGCGGCGCCCACGACCGCGAGGATTACGCCGAGCGCGACGACGTGAACTGGCTCAAGCACACCATGGCCTACAAGAATCTCAACAAGCCCGGCGACGTGGTGATCGGATACAAGGACGTGTCCCTGAGGGGCTACACCCACGCCTTCGAACCCAAGCCCCGCGTGTACTAG
- a CDS encoding succinate dehydrogenase iron-sulfur subunit, whose translation MAEQHIPLDTHTTPPMRVNVKILRFDPEKDRKPHWQTYAVEAQASDRVLDVLNYIKWYVEPSLTFRRSCGHGICGSDAMLISGRNRLACKVLLRDVVKENGTLTVEPIRGLKVEKDLLVDMDPFFDSYRAIMPYFINESPPPAGERLQSPELADRMAHSSNCILCAACTTSCPIFWVNGSYLGPAAIVQAHRFIFDSRDQATNQRLNIMNQNTGVWRCRTAYNCTEACPRDIPITTLIEEVKRAVMYQQS comes from the coding sequence ATGGCTGAACAGCACATTCCGCTCGATACCCACACGACGCCTCCCATGCGCGTGAACGTCAAGATCCTGCGCTTCGATCCCGAAAAAGACCGCAAACCCCACTGGCAGACCTACGCTGTGGAGGCCCAGGCCTCCGACCGCGTGCTGGACGTGCTGAACTACATCAAGTGGTACGTCGAGCCGTCGCTGACCTTCCGGCGCTCGTGCGGGCACGGCATCTGCGGCAGCGACGCGATGCTGATCAGCGGGCGCAACCGCCTGGCCTGCAAGGTGCTGCTGCGCGACGTGGTCAAGGAGAACGGCACGCTGACGGTGGAACCCATTCGCGGCCTGAAGGTCGAAAAAGACCTGCTGGTCGACATGGACCCCTTTTTCGACTCGTACCGGGCGATCATGCCCTACTTCATCAACGAGTCGCCGCCGCCCGCCGGGGAGCGGCTGCAATCGCCGGAACTCGCCGACCGCATGGCGCATTCCAGCAACTGCATCCTGTGCGCGGCCTGCACCACCTCCTGTCCGATCTTCTGGGTCAACGGCTCGTACCTCGGCCCGGCGGCCATCGTGCAGGCGCACCGCTTCATCTTCGACAGCCGCGACCAGGCGACCAACCAGCGGCTGAACATCATGAACCAGAACACCGGCGTGTGGCGCTGCCGCACCGCCTACAACTGCACCGAAGCCTGCCCGCGCGACATCCCGATCACCACCCTGATCGAGGAGGTCAAGCGCGCGGTGATGTACCAGCAGTCGTAA
- a CDS encoding DUF2243 domain-containing protein yields the protein MTGEARANLQTPQSAQRRWRAGGVLLGLGLGGFFDGIVLHQILQWHHLVSAAYPPDTLENLQLNTLADGLFHAASWVFTVLGVGLLWSGLRGSGAHWRTSAFLGTLLLGWGLFNLVEGLVNHQVLGIHHVRPGPSQLAYDLGFLLWGAAMLMLGWRLMQAGRWGPER from the coding sequence ATGACAGGAGAAGCGCGGGCGAACTTGCAGACGCCGCAGTCAGCGCAGCGGCGCTGGAGGGCGGGCGGCGTGCTGCTGGGGCTGGGCTTGGGCGGCTTTTTCGACGGGATCGTGCTGCACCAGATTCTGCAATGGCACCACCTGGTGAGCGCCGCCTACCCGCCCGACACCTTGGAAAACCTCCAGCTCAACACCCTGGCCGACGGCCTCTTTCACGCGGCGAGCTGGGTCTTTACCGTGCTGGGCGTTGGGCTGCTCTGGAGTGGCCTGCGGGGCAGCGGCGCCCACTGGCGCACCTCGGCGTTTCTGGGCACGCTGCTGCTGGGCTGGGGCCTGTTCAACCTGGTCGAAGGGCTGGTCAACCACCAGGTGCTGGGTATCCACCACGTCCGCCCGGGGCCGTCTCAACTCGCCTACGACCTGGGATTTCTGCTGTGGGGCGCGGCGATGCTGATGCTGGGGTGGCGGCTGATGCAGGCGGGGCGCTGGGGACCCGAGCGGTAG
- a CDS encoding cyclin-dependent kinase inhibitor 3 family protein — protein MTSETHPIRVDWIDTGLWPGRLGLTFAPGKKGASVIQAGVTHERDLAADLDRLAGHGVNVLAPLIEAHEFELLGIADYPQAAEERGLTVLPCPVRDRDVPGDLETFGAFLDELMDHLLDGRAVVVHCRGGLGRAGLTAACLLTQAGMPPEQAVTRVRAARPGAIETAAQERFVYDFAGV, from the coding sequence ATGACCAGCGAGACGCATCCCATCCGGGTGGACTGGATCGACACGGGGCTGTGGCCGGGCCGTCTGGGCCTGACCTTCGCGCCGGGCAAGAAGGGCGCCAGCGTGATTCAGGCGGGCGTCACCCACGAGCGCGACCTCGCGGCGGACCTCGACCGGCTGGCGGGCCACGGGGTCAACGTCCTCGCGCCGCTGATCGAGGCCCACGAGTTCGAGCTGCTGGGCATCGCCGACTATCCCCAGGCGGCCGAGGAACGCGGCCTGACCGTCCTGCCCTGCCCGGTGCGGGACCGCGACGTGCCGGGCGATCTGGAGACCTTCGGCGCCTTTCTCGACGAACTGATGGATCACCTGCTCGACGGGCGCGCGGTCGTGGTGCACTGCCGGGGCGGGCTGGGCCGCGCGGGCCTGACCGCCGCCTGCCTGCTCACCCAGGCGGGGATGCCGCCCGAACAGGCCGTGACTCGGGTGCGGGCGGCGCGTCCCGGCGCCATCGAGACGGCGGCGCAGGAACGCTTCGTGTACGACTTCGCTGGAGTCTGA
- the hemB gene encoding porphobilinogen synthase has translation MLDRPRRLRRSAGLRALTREVTLAPGHFIHPMFVHEQETEAPIATMPGVSRHSVAGAVEQARAARDLGIPSVILFGIPDHKDPQGTQAYAEGGVIQRAAAAIKAGVPEVTVIADTCLCEYTDHGHCGPLCQTADGDWTVDNDAALDLLAQTAVSQARAGADVVAPSAMMDGQVAAIRAALDAAGFSHIPIMSYAVKYASAYYGPFRDAAGSTPSVGNRASYQMDPAGGAREALREARLDAEQGADFLMVKPALAYLDMVRLLRDHFDLPLVAYNVSGEYALIKAAAQAGFMDERRTVLETLTGMRRAGADAIITYHALDAARWLKEGVSL, from the coding sequence ATGCTCGATCGTCCCCGCCGCCTTCGCCGCAGCGCTGGCCTGCGCGCCCTGACCCGCGAGGTGACCCTCGCGCCGGGGCACTTCATCCACCCGATGTTCGTCCACGAGCAGGAGACCGAGGCCCCCATCGCCACCATGCCGGGTGTGAGCCGCCACAGCGTCGCGGGCGCGGTGGAGCAGGCCAGGGCGGCGCGCGACCTCGGGATTCCCAGCGTGATCCTTTTCGGCATTCCCGACCACAAAGACCCCCAGGGCACCCAGGCCTACGCTGAGGGCGGCGTGATTCAGCGCGCGGCGGCGGCGATCAAGGCGGGGGTGCCGGAAGTCACGGTCATTGCCGACACCTGCCTGTGCGAGTACACCGACCACGGCCACTGCGGCCCGCTGTGCCAGACCGCTGACGGCGACTGGACCGTGGACAACGACGCGGCCCTCGACCTGCTGGCCCAGACTGCCGTTTCCCAGGCGCGGGCGGGCGCCGATGTGGTCGCCCCCAGCGCGATGATGGACGGGCAGGTAGCCGCCATCCGCGCGGCCCTGGACGCGGCGGGCTTCTCCCATATCCCGATCATGAGTTACGCGGTCAAGTACGCCAGCGCCTACTACGGCCCCTTCCGCGACGCGGCGGGCAGCACCCCCAGCGTGGGCAACCGCGCCAGCTACCAGATGGACCCGGCGGGTGGCGCGCGTGAGGCCCTGCGCGAAGCGCGGCTTGATGCCGAGCAGGGTGCGGACTTCCTGATGGTCAAGCCCGCGCTGGCCTACCTCGACATGGTGCGGCTGCTGCGCGACCATTTCGACCTGCCCCTCGTCGCCTACAACGTCAGCGGCGAGTACGCGCTGATCAAGGCCGCCGCCCAGGCCGGATTCATGGACGAGCGCCGCACCGTGCTCGAAACCCTGACCGGCATGCGCCGCGCCGGAGCCGACGCGATCATCACCTATCACGCGCTGGATGCGGCGCGGTGGCTCAAGGAGGGAGTGAGCCTATGA
- a CDS encoding transcriptional regulator translates to MTEQPASQPVPEGPLVALPVYAGVSELELGIMVAVCRLCGGEGAARTVSRSRASIVTAGGLVSTPHVLYAALPEPAALLLPGGPGAAKAARDPLLREFLARHAALPTGASGSGLLLLGDAGGLRGRVVGGPADLEGTLWGHGPDDVRPGEVVTDRLLTTTPGGLPALHAALAVAAHVWGEDAAREAAGRLGRA, encoded by the coding sequence GTGACCGAACAGCCTGCCTCTCAGCCGGTTCCGGAAGGGCCGCTGGTCGCCCTGCCCGTCTACGCGGGCGTCAGCGAGCTGGAACTGGGCATCATGGTCGCGGTGTGCCGCCTGTGCGGGGGGGAGGGCGCGGCCCGCACGGTGAGCCGCTCGCGCGCCAGCATCGTGACTGCCGGGGGGCTGGTCAGCACGCCGCATGTGCTGTACGCGGCCCTGCCGGAACCCGCCGCGCTGTTGCTGCCGGGGGGTCCCGGCGCCGCCAAGGCTGCCCGCGATCCGCTGCTGCGCGAGTTCCTGGCCCGCCACGCGGCGCTCCCCACCGGCGCGAGCGGCAGCGGTCTGCTGCTGCTGGGAGACGCGGGAGGGCTGCGCGGCCGGGTGGTCGGGGGACCGGCCGACCTCGAAGGCACGCTCTGGGGCCACGGCCCCGACGACGTGCGCCCCGGCGAGGTCGTCACCGACCGCCTGCTGACCACCACGCCGGGGGGGCTGCCCGCCCTGCACGCCGCGCTGGCGGTGGCGGCCCACGTCTGGGGCGAGGACGCGGCGCGGGAGGCGGCGGGGCGGCTGGGGCGCGCCTGA
- a CDS encoding DUF3208 domain-containing protein: MSTADDRADAGGLHAGGPGDGGRAAVRLLQGYVWHPAEADVDLEHYLPHELDEAHVLWDMVQPPFAFFENGEPTAGQTFYQFTVLRVYDDKPGGDALHGDAEDASQALNPLLDATPEGVGWQLWEDLREL, from the coding sequence ATGAGCACTGCTGACGACCGGGCCGACGCGGGAGGCCTGCACGCGGGGGGACCGGGCGACGGAGGCCGCGCCGCCGTGCGCCTGCTTCAGGGATACGTGTGGCACCCGGCCGAGGCCGACGTGGACCTGGAACACTACCTGCCGCACGAACTCGACGAGGCCCACGTGCTGTGGGACATGGTGCAGCCCCCCTTCGCTTTTTTCGAGAACGGGGAGCCGACCGCCGGGCAGACCTTCTACCAGTTCACGGTCCTGCGCGTCTACGACGACAAGCCGGGCGGCGACGCCCTGCACGGCGACGCCGAGGACGCCTCCCAGGCGCTCAATCCGCTGCTGGACGCCACCCCCGAGGGCGTGGGCTGGCAGCTGTGGGAGGACCTGCGCGAACTATGA
- a CDS encoding ferric reductase-like transmembrane domain-containing protein has protein sequence MRRRPAPPLPWLVPGVVAGGLLPLGGLLLAALRGELGANPVQEALLQTGGLALALLVLSLACTPLRRLTGWSWPARVRRALGLLAFLYAGLHFLIYLLDHGFVAATVREDVLERPFVTAGFVALLLLVPLALTSTRGAVRRLGFGRWQRLHRLAYLAAGLGALHFWWGVKQGGAAPLLVGLLVAALLALRLKGGRARP, from the coding sequence CTGCGCCGCCGCCCGGCCCCGCCGCTGCCCTGGCTCGTGCCGGGCGTGGTCGCGGGCGGGCTGCTGCCGCTGGGCGGGCTGCTGCTCGCGGCGCTGAGGGGCGAGCTGGGCGCCAACCCGGTGCAGGAGGCGCTGCTTCAGACCGGGGGGCTGGCGCTGGCGCTGCTGGTCTTGTCGCTGGCCTGCACGCCGCTGCGGCGGTTGACCGGCTGGAGCTGGCCTGCCCGCGTCCGCCGGGCGCTGGGGTTGCTGGCCTTCCTGTACGCGGGGCTGCACTTCCTGATCTACCTGCTCGACCACGGCTTCGTCGCGGCGACCGTCCGGGAGGACGTGCTGGAGCGGCCCTTCGTGACCGCCGGGTTCGTGGCCTTGCTGCTGCTGGTGCCGCTCGCGCTGACCAGCACGCGGGGCGCGGTGCGCCGCCTGGGCTTTGGGCGCTGGCAGCGGCTGCACCGCCTCGCCTACCTCGCGGCTGGGCTGGGCGCGCTGCACTTCTGGTGGGGCGTCAAGCAAGGCGGCGCGGCGCCGCTGCTGGTGGGACTGCTGGTTGCGGCCCTGCTCGCGCTGCGCCTGAAGGGCGGGCGCGCGCGGCCCTGA
- the msrP gene encoding protein-methionine-sulfoxide reductase catalytic subunit MsrP, with protein sequence MTASPPLPPDPPEQAPPAPPPEGAPLPPRREFLRHAALFAGTALALGGSLHLLTRRSGEDGEAARPSPPPPARPPGPYDTSEAVTPYAQATGYNNFYEFGTGKDDPARLAASLVTQPWTVTIDGEVRRPVQLDLDTLRGWFAPEDRVYRLRCVEGWSMVMPWQGFELGALLRRVEPTGAARYVRFTALHDPEQLPAQRPSFFGTTALDWPYVEGLRLDEALHPLTLLATGLHGRPLPGQNGAPLRLVVPWKYGFKSIKSVVRITLTRTRPQTTWALAAPHEYGFYANVNPDVPHPRWSQATERRIGEARRRPTLPFNGYAAQVASLYRGLDLRREF encoded by the coding sequence ATGACCGCATCCCCACCCCTTCCCCCGGATCCGCCCGAGCAGGCGCCGCCCGCCCCACCACCGGAGGGCGCCCCGCTCCCCCCACGCCGCGAGTTTCTCCGCCACGCGGCGCTCTTTGCCGGCACGGCCCTGGCGCTGGGCGGCAGCCTGCACCTGCTGACCCGCCGCTCCGGGGAGGATGGGGAAGCCGCCCGTCCTTCCCCGCCCCCGCCCGCGCGCCCCCCCGGCCCCTACGACACCTCCGAGGCGGTCACGCCCTACGCCCAGGCGACGGGCTACAACAACTTCTACGAGTTCGGCACCGGCAAGGACGACCCCGCGCGCCTGGCCGCCAGCCTGGTCACGCAGCCCTGGACCGTCACCATCGACGGCGAGGTGCGGCGGCCGGTGCAGCTCGACCTGGACACCCTGCGCGGCTGGTTTGCGCCCGAAGACCGGGTGTACCGCCTGCGCTGCGTGGAGGGCTGGTCGATGGTGATGCCCTGGCAGGGCTTCGAGCTGGGGGCCCTGCTGCGGCGGGTCGAGCCGACCGGGGCGGCGCGCTACGTCCGCTTCACCGCCCTACACGACCCCGAGCAGTTGCCGGCGCAGCGGCCCTCTTTCTTCGGCACCACGGCGCTGGACTGGCCCTATGTCGAGGGCCTGCGGCTCGACGAGGCGCTGCACCCGCTGACCCTGCTGGCGACCGGTCTGCACGGGCGCCCGCTGCCCGGCCAGAACGGGGCGCCGCTGCGGCTGGTCGTGCCCTGGAAATACGGTTTCAAGAGCATCAAGTCGGTCGTCCGCATCACCCTGACGCGCACCCGGCCCCAGACCACCTGGGCACTCGCGGCGCCCCACGAGTACGGCTTTTACGCCAACGTGAACCCGGACGTGCCTCACCCCCGCTGGAGCCAGGCCACCGAGCGCCGCATCGGCGAGGCGCGGCGGCGCCCCACCCTGCCCTTCAACGGCTACGCGGCGCAGGTGGCGTCCCTCTACCGCGGCCTGGACCTGCGCCGCGAGTTCTGA
- a CDS encoding tetratricopeptide repeat protein — protein MKKTLVTLALAAATTAGAQTLSAAQALYDQGNWQEAATAAAALKTSAGLALAAEATTAGAGLSPDSAKKALFQKAQDYAKQAINLDKNNPDAYFELARAQGRLAQYSGILNSLGLAGDMKKNLDQAIKLRPNMASAYVALGLWHANLVSKGGAATLLTGAKRNQIAPNFEKAIALEPGEAIHRIEYANALLLQGNKAAAAAQLQKAVSLPATTFWQKRDLDAAKARLASL, from the coding sequence ATGAAGAAGACCCTGGTGACCCTTGCCCTCGCTGCCGCGACCACCGCCGGCGCCCAGACCCTCAGCGCCGCGCAGGCCCTCTACGACCAGGGCAACTGGCAGGAGGCCGCCACGGCCGCCGCCGCGCTGAAAACCAGCGCCGGGCTGGCCCTCGCCGCCGAGGCGACCACCGCCGGAGCGGGCCTCAGCCCCGACAGCGCCAAAAAGGCCCTCTTCCAGAAGGCGCAGGACTACGCCAAGCAGGCGATCAACCTCGACAAGAACAACCCCGACGCCTACTTCGAGCTGGCGCGCGCCCAGGGCCGCCTGGCGCAGTACAGCGGGATTCTCAACAGCCTGGGGCTGGCCGGGGACATGAAAAAGAACCTCGATCAGGCGATCAAGCTGCGCCCCAACATGGCGTCGGCCTACGTCGCGCTGGGCCTGTGGCACGCCAACCTGGTCAGCAAGGGCGGCGCCGCGACCCTGCTGACCGGCGCCAAGCGCAACCAGATCGCCCCCAACTTCGAAAAGGCCATCGCGCTGGAACCGGGCGAGGCGATTCACCGCATCGAGTACGCCAACGCCCTGCTGCTTCAGGGCAACAAGGCCGCCGCCGCCGCCCAGCTGCAAAAGGCCGTCAGCCTGCCCGCGACGACCTTCTGGCAAAAGCGCGACCTGGACGCGGCGAAGGCGCGCCTGGCCTCGCTGTAA
- a CDS encoding diacylglycerol kinase family protein, giving the protein MTHAPSQRSYAVVLNAAAGRGLAGREWPRLEAELRSRGLPFEVIREPSGAAALERVRALAPGVAVLAVGGDGTVGALLPALVAPAGGGDGRALGIVPLGTGNDFAGMLGLRAGDFAGALDRLSDAPRRVDALHATVLGGEGAGRSRLLLNGLGMGFDAQLTARLPLAPARLSGFGRYAWAALSTLRALSLTDVTVEVGGQTLYHGPSALVAVMNGTRYGGGFQISPASDPRDGQLNVLASGPLGRLHLLALMGRVLPGRHLGHPRVHHAAGSAATVRWARPIHLHLDGDLAGQASGVQVEVWPGAVTLLNG; this is encoded by the coding sequence GTGACCCACGCACCTTCCCAGCGTTCCTACGCCGTCGTTCTCAATGCTGCTGCCGGGCGGGGTCTGGCCGGGCGCGAGTGGCCCCGGCTGGAAGCCGAGCTGCGCTCGCGGGGCCTGCCCTTCGAGGTGATCCGCGAGCCGAGCGGCGCGGCGGCGCTGGAACGGGTCCGGGCGCTGGCTCCCGGGGTCGCCGTGCTGGCAGTGGGCGGCGACGGCACGGTGGGCGCGCTGCTGCCCGCGCTGGTCGCTCCGGCGGGCGGGGGAGACGGCCGGGCGCTGGGCATCGTGCCGCTGGGGACCGGCAACGATTTCGCGGGAATGCTGGGCCTGCGGGCAGGCGACTTCGCCGGAGCGCTGGATCGCCTCAGCGACGCCCCCCGGCGGGTGGACGCCCTGCACGCCACCGTCCTGGGCGGGGAGGGAGCCGGAAGAAGTCGGCTGCTGCTCAACGGGCTGGGCATGGGCTTCGACGCGCAGCTCACGGCGCGGCTGCCGCTGGCGCCCGCGCGGCTCTCGGGCTTCGGGCGCTACGCCTGGGCGGCGCTGAGCACCCTGCGTGCCCTGAGCCTGACCGACGTGACGGTCGAGGTCGGCGGCCAGACCCTCTACCACGGCCCCAGCGCCCTGGTCGCCGTGATGAACGGCACGCGCTACGGCGGCGGCTTCCAGATCAGCCCGGCGTCCGACCCGCGCGACGGCCAGCTCAACGTCCTTGCCAGCGGGCCGCTGGGCCGCCTGCACCTGCTGGCGCTGATGGGCCGGGTGCTGCCGGGCCGCCACCTGGGTCACCCGCGCGTTCACCACGCGGCGGGAAGCGCGGCGACCGTCCGCTGGGCGCGGCCCATTCACCTGCACCTCGACGGCGATCTGGCGGGCCAGGCCAGCGGGGTGCAGGTGGAGGTGTGGCCGGGCGCGGTGACGCTGCTCAACGGGTAG
- the wecB gene encoding non-hydrolyzing UDP-N-acetylglucosamine 2-epimerase, with protein MTVSTDPPGAKRVVLAFGTRPEATKMAPVYAAVAAQPGLTPLILSTGQQREMLDEALAVFGLTPDEDLNVMTERQTLAELTGRIVPQAGRKLRELGADMVLVHGDTTTSFCVALSAFYEGIPVGHVEAGLRSGNLREPFPEEANRRLTGVLSTLDFAPTPGSQANLRREGKAGEGLFVTGQTAVDAVREVAGRMPLRPEWQRRLDAGQRLVTVTMHRRENLPVMAGMAAALADVARAHPDTHFVYPVHLNPAVQEAVRPALSGLPNFELTEPLDYAQMAPLMAASALLATDSGGLQEEGAALGVPVAVLRNVTERPEGVEAGVLVLAGNDPAELRTVLGRLLSRPEELARMRAARNPYGDGRAAGRIAQAIAWHFGLAPRPENWS; from the coding sequence ATGACCGTCTCCACCGACCCGCCCGGCGCCAAGCGCGTTGTCCTCGCCTTCGGCACCCGGCCCGAGGCGACCAAGATGGCCCCGGTGTACGCCGCCGTGGCCGCGCAGCCGGGCTTGACACCGCTGATCCTCTCGACCGGGCAGCAACGCGAGATGCTCGACGAGGCGCTGGCCGTCTTCGGCCTGACGCCCGACGAGGACCTGAATGTCATGACCGAGCGCCAGACCCTGGCCGAGCTGACCGGGCGAATCGTGCCGCAGGCCGGGCGCAAACTGCGCGAGCTGGGCGCCGACATGGTGCTGGTCCACGGGGACACCACGACCTCCTTTTGCGTGGCCCTCAGCGCCTTTTACGAGGGCATTCCCGTCGGGCACGTCGAGGCGGGGCTGAGAAGCGGGAACCTGCGTGAACCCTTCCCGGAGGAGGCCAACCGCCGCCTGACCGGGGTGCTCTCCACGCTGGATTTCGCCCCCACGCCCGGCAGTCAGGCGAACCTGCGGCGCGAGGGCAAGGCGGGGGAGGGCCTCTTCGTGACCGGGCAGACCGCCGTGGACGCCGTGCGCGAGGTCGCCGGGCGGATGCCGCTGCGCCCCGAATGGCAGCGCAGGCTGGACGCGGGGCAGCGGCTGGTCACCGTCACCATGCACCGCCGCGAGAACCTGCCGGTGATGGCGGGGATGGCGGCTGCGCTGGCGGACGTGGCCCGCGCCCACCCGGACACCCATTTCGTGTATCCGGTCCACCTCAACCCCGCCGTGCAGGAGGCGGTGCGGCCCGCGCTCTCGGGCCTGCCCAACTTCGAGCTGACCGAACCGCTGGACTACGCGCAGATGGCCCCGTTGATGGCCGCCTCGGCGCTGCTCGCCACCGACTCGGGGGGCTTGCAGGAGGAGGGCGCGGCGCTGGGCGTGCCGGTCGCCGTGCTGCGCAACGTCACCGAGCGGCCCGAGGGCGTGGAGGCGGGCGTGCTGGTCCTTGCTGGAAACGACCCGGCCGAGCTGCGCACGGTGCTCGGCCGCCTGCTGAGCCGCCCCGAGGAGCTGGCCCGGATGCGCGCGGCCCGTAACCCCTACGGCGACGGCCGGGCCGCCGGGCGCATCGCCCAGGCCATCGCCTGGCACTTCGGGCTGGCCCCGAGGCCCGAGAACTGGAGCTGA